A window of Peromyscus eremicus chromosome 7, PerEre_H2_v1, whole genome shotgun sequence contains these coding sequences:
- the Mbd3l1 gene encoding methyl-CpG-binding domain protein 3-like 1, producing the protein MGKTSQRKQCDCENLSKPKPCLNTSIPLRMSSYTFKRPVTRITSHPGNEVRYHHWEESLDKPQQACWQKRLQGLQAYSSAGELLTTSDLAKALQDLTPRGTDASVSETQANSIGSRPMTTHESSSHLAEMIPEASIPQILCNQILVTEEDISKQEKKVKIARERLTVALIEHRLANEAEKVRGSRRANL; encoded by the coding sequence ATGGGCAAGACTTCACAGAGGAAGCAATGTGACTGTGAGAACCTATCAAAGCCAAAGCCTTGTTTAAACACCTCAATCCCCTTGAGAATGTCTAGTTATACATTCAAGAGGCCAGTCACTAGAATCACATCCCATCCTGGCAATGAGGTAAGATATCATCATTGGGAGGAGAGCCTGGACAAGCCCCAGCAAGCCTGCTGGCAGAAGAGACTGCAAGGACTCCAGGCCTACAGCAGTGCAGGAGAACTTTTGACCACTTCAGATCTAGCCAAAGCTTTGCAAGACCTTACACCCCGAGGCACAGATGCATCTGTTTCAGAGACTCAAGCCAACAGCATTGGCTCTAGGCCCATGACCACCCATGAGTCATCTTCACATTTGGCAGAGATGATTCCAGAAGCAAGTATCCCACAGATCCTTTGCAATCAAATTCTCGTCACCGAAGAAGATATTAGCAAGcaggaaaagaaagtgaaaatagcAAGAGAAAGACTGACAGTTGCATTGATTGAACACAGGCTAGCAAATGAGGCAGAGAAAGTGAGGGGGTCAAGGAGGGCAAACTTATAA